Proteins from a genomic interval of Chloroflexota bacterium:
- a CDS encoding UDP-glucose/GDP-mannose dehydrogenase family protein translates to MKVICVIGAGYVGLVTGTCFADLGNRVTCVDIDEEKIEKLRAGIMPIYEPGLEEMVRRNQAAGRLSFTTSYAEGLKDAEFVFIAVGTPAGVDGEADLRYVRMAAESIARHMDHPLIIINKSTVPVGTGDWVADIIRRHQPQPIPFSVVSNPEFLREGSAIQDFLNPDRVVLGSLDPEAAERVAQLHLPLRAPIIVTDLRTAEMIKYASNAFLATRISFINEIASICERLGADIKEVAIGMGYDRRIGHAFLDAGIGWGGSCFPKDVKALEHMALVHGAHPSLLRAVMEINRDQRRLVILKLRELLGTLRDRTIGLLGLAFKPNTDDMREAPSVEIAHLLLSEGAHVRGYDPIAMETAARVLPGVELVSDPYQMAEGCDALVVCTEWNEFKHLDLVRIRDSMRQPVLIDGRNIYEPDQMRKLGFRYRGMGRGYSAPEES, encoded by the coding sequence ATGAAGGTGATCTGTGTGATCGGCGCTGGCTATGTGGGGCTGGTGACCGGCACCTGCTTCGCTGATCTGGGGAACCGGGTTACATGTGTGGATATCGACGAGGAGAAGATCGAGAAGCTGCGCGCGGGTATCATGCCCATTTACGAGCCTGGGTTGGAGGAGATGGTGCGGCGGAACCAGGCCGCCGGGCGGCTCTCCTTCACCACGTCTTACGCCGAGGGATTGAAGGACGCGGAGTTCGTCTTCATCGCTGTGGGGACGCCTGCTGGCGTGGACGGCGAGGCCGACCTCCGATATGTGCGCATGGCGGCCGAGTCCATCGCCCGGCACATGGATCATCCCCTGATCATCATCAACAAGAGCACGGTGCCGGTGGGCACGGGCGATTGGGTGGCCGATATCATACGCCGTCATCAGCCGCAGCCCATCCCCTTCTCCGTGGTCTCCAATCCGGAATTCCTGCGAGAGGGATCGGCCATCCAGGATTTCCTCAACCCCGATCGCGTCGTTTTGGGCTCGCTGGACCCGGAGGCGGCCGAACGGGTGGCGCAGCTTCATCTGCCGCTGCGAGCGCCCATCATCGTCACCGATCTGCGCACGGCCGAGATGATCAAGTACGCCTCGAACGCCTTTCTGGCGACGCGCATCTCCTTCATCAACGAGATCGCCTCCATCTGCGAGCGGCTGGGCGCCGACATCAAGGAGGTGGCCATCGGCATGGGGTATGACCGCCGGATCGGCCACGCGTTCCTGGACGCGGGGATTGGCTGGGGGGGCAGCTGTTTCCCCAAGGACGTGAAGGCGCTGGAGCACATGGCCCTGGTGCATGGCGCCCATCCGTCGCTGTTGCGAGCGGTGATGGAGATCAACCGGGATCAGCGCCGCCTGGTGATCCTGAAGCTGCGGGAGCTGCTGGGCACACTGCGGGATCGCACCATCGGGCTGCTGGGGCTGGCGTTCAAGCCGAACACGGATGACATGCGGGAGGCGCCCTCGGTGGAGATCGCCCACCTGTTGCTCAGCGAGGGGGCTCACGTGCGCGGGTATGATCCGATCGCCATGGAGACGGCTGCCCGGGTGTTGCCGGGTGTGGAGCTGGTTTCGGATCCCTATCAGATGGCGGAGGGATGCGACGCGCTGGTGGTGTGCACGGAGTGGAACGAGTTCAAGCATCTCGACCTGGTCCGCATCCGGGACTCCATGCGCCAGCCCGTCCTGATCGATGGCCGCAACATCTACGAGCCGGATCAGATGCGCAAGCTGGGATTCCGGTATCGGGGGATGGGGCGTGGCTATTCCGCGCCGGAAGAGTCATAG
- a CDS encoding flippase-like domain-containing protein, with translation MRKAQFWIGILISLVFMGFAVRRLELDQVWHAMRTARYIWILPGVAVYFFGVWARTWRWHYLLRPMQTVPLTRLFPVVCIGYMGNNIYPARAGEVIRSYVLRRREGISMGASLATVLVERVFDGLVMLVFVFIALPFTPMPNWLRQIVILSSLLFFSALLVFLALAARPQRVRALYDRLADRLLPGRFRGPVGGLLDRFLIGLSSLRSGRDVIMLFWTSVVIWLAETVKYWFVMHAFDFTVPFYVLMLMNGVVNLATTIPAAPGYVGTFDLPGIEILVTFGVARDIAGAYTAVLHVALWLPITLLGAYYMWREQLHWADLGKATRGRDAAIEAPS, from the coding sequence TTGCGTAAGGCACAATTCTGGATCGGCATCCTCATCAGCTTGGTCTTCATGGGCTTCGCGGTGCGGAGGCTGGAGCTCGATCAGGTCTGGCACGCGATGCGCACGGCCCGATACATCTGGATCCTCCCCGGCGTGGCGGTTTATTTCTTCGGCGTGTGGGCGAGGACATGGCGCTGGCACTATCTGCTGCGCCCCATGCAGACCGTCCCCCTGACCCGGCTCTTCCCGGTGGTCTGCATCGGCTACATGGGCAACAACATTTACCCGGCGCGGGCGGGCGAGGTGATTCGCAGCTATGTGCTGCGCCGCCGTGAGGGCATCAGCATGGGGGCCAGCCTGGCCACCGTGCTGGTGGAGCGGGTTTTCGATGGGCTCGTGATGCTGGTGTTCGTGTTCATCGCTTTGCCCTTCACGCCCATGCCCAACTGGCTCCGGCAGATCGTGATCCTCTCCAGCCTGCTGTTCTTCAGCGCGTTGCTGGTGTTCCTGGCGCTGGCCGCCCGTCCCCAGCGCGTTCGGGCTCTATACGATCGCCTGGCCGATCGGCTGCTGCCCGGCCGATTCCGGGGGCCGGTGGGTGGGCTCCTGGATCGCTTCCTGATCGGCCTGAGCTCTTTGCGCAGCGGCCGGGATGTGATCATGCTCTTCTGGACCTCGGTCGTCATCTGGCTGGCGGAGACCGTCAAGTATTGGTTCGTGATGCACGCCTTCGATTTCACGGTCCCGTTTTACGTGCTCATGCTGATGAACGGGGTCGTCAATCTGGCCACGACGATCCCGGCCGCGCCTGGATATGTCGGGACCTTCGATCTGCCCGGCATCGAGATCCTGGTGACGTTTGGCGTGGCCCGGGATATCGCGGGGGCGTACACGGCCGTCCTGCACGTCGCCCTGTGGCTCCCCATCACACTGCTGGGGGCGTACTACATGTGGCGTGAGCAGTTGCATTGGGCGGATCTGGGAAAGGCGACCCGTGGGCGCGATGCGGCCATCGAGGCGCCCTCCTGA
- a CDS encoding ABC transporter ATP-binding protein, whose translation MAEIRVEGVYKRFTRESLPIGRKEKAPAGEETPASSHIVALDGVDLVVHDGEAMSIVGPSGCGKSTLLRIIAGLEQPDRGRVLYDGRDMADVPPRDRGIGMVFQNYALYPHWDAYDNLGFFFRLRKREREIAPRVREAAEILGVDFKYLLARKPPTLSGGERQRVAVGRCIIRDPKLFLFDEPLSNLDAKLRSNTRVQIRRLLNRFRVTTIYVTHDQAEAVAMGDRIAVMREGRIVQVGTFRDLYDRPVNTFVASFFGVPPMNFLSGRIQGGHFVHGAMRIALPERLRANAQEGSAVLLGIRSEHLRLVPGEGGTRAAGTVEVVEHLPSERVQFVHIRLGDASLVAKVGEDMPIARGDSVGLAPDPEWVYLFDEETGQNLGLDR comes from the coding sequence ATGGCCGAAATCCGGGTAGAAGGCGTTTATAAGCGGTTCACGAGGGAATCCCTCCCCATCGGGCGGAAGGAAAAGGCACCGGCGGGCGAGGAAACGCCCGCCAGCTCTCACATCGTGGCGCTGGATGGGGTGGATCTGGTGGTTCATGACGGCGAGGCCATGAGTATCGTCGGCCCCTCCGGATGCGGCAAGTCCACGCTGCTGCGCATCATCGCGGGGCTGGAACAGCCGGACCGCGGCCGCGTCCTGTACGATGGCCGAGACATGGCCGACGTCCCACCCCGGGACCGGGGCATCGGCATGGTCTTTCAGAACTACGCCCTCTATCCCCACTGGGATGCCTACGACAATCTGGGGTTCTTCTTCCGGCTGCGCAAGCGGGAGAGGGAGATCGCCCCCCGGGTGCGGGAGGCGGCGGAGATCCTGGGCGTCGATTTCAAATACCTGCTGGCGCGCAAGCCCCCCACCCTCTCCGGCGGCGAACGACAGCGCGTGGCCGTCGGCCGCTGCATCATCCGTGACCCCAAGCTATTCCTGTTCGATGAGCCGCTGTCCAACCTGGACGCCAAACTGCGGTCCAACACCCGGGTGCAGATCCGACGGCTGCTCAACCGGTTTCGGGTCACGACCATCTACGTGACCCACGACCAGGCGGAGGCCGTCGCCATGGGCGACCGGATCGCGGTGATGCGAGAGGGGCGCATCGTCCAGGTGGGCACATTTCGAGACCTATACGACCGCCCGGTCAACACCTTCGTCGCCAGCTTCTTCGGGGTCCCCCCCATGAACTTCCTGTCCGGCCGCATCCAGGGAGGTCACTTCGTGCATGGCGCCATGCGGATCGCCCTGCCCGAGCGCCTGCGGGCCAACGCGCAGGAAGGCAGCGCCGTGCTCCTGGGAATCCGATCCGAGCATCTGCGTTTGGTTCCCGGGGAAGGCGGGACGAGGGCCGCCGGCACGGTCGAGGTCGTCGAGCATCTGCCCTCCGAGCGGGTGCAGTTCGTACATATCCGCCTGGGCGATGCCTCCCTGGTCGCCAAGGTTGGCGAGGACATGCCCATCGCCCGAGGCGACTCGGTCGGCCTCGCCCCGGATCCGGAGTGGGTGTACCTGTTCGACGAGGAGACAGGACAGAATCTGGGCCTTGATCGATGA
- a CDS encoding insulinase family protein has product MGHDTSTSFVREHLENGLTVLLRPSHVAPVISFWIWYRVGGRNERPGVTGASHWVEHMLFRGTPRFPGGTVHKLIARSGGIRNGMTSNDFTCYFETLPTDQIDLALRIEADRMVNAQFTPEAVEAERTIILSERAGLENRPTWRLHEAVNQAAFQVHGYGHPVIGRREDLERMGRDDLYAHYRAYYAPDHAVVAVAGDFDPGDMRERIESHFGPIPPAGAPPVEVEPEPPQTEMRRVRVTGEERNAYIEIGFRSPPAVHVDCFPLIALKAILGGTSSMALFGGRPASMFRSARLYRALVERELAARVGCNLSLSIDPYLFTFFAAVRQGVEPQAVEDALWAEIDRVCREPVASAELEKALRQTRAQFAYSSESVTNQAFWLGYSEVIASAEWFESFLDRLAQVRVEDVQRVAQTYLRREHAVVGWYEPEGRT; this is encoded by the coding sequence ATGGGGCACGATACATCGACGTCGTTCGTTCGGGAGCATCTGGAGAACGGTCTGACGGTCCTGCTGCGTCCCTCTCATGTGGCGCCGGTGATCAGCTTCTGGATCTGGTACCGGGTTGGAGGGCGCAACGAGCGGCCGGGTGTGACGGGCGCCTCCCACTGGGTGGAGCACATGTTGTTCCGTGGCACGCCGCGGTTCCCGGGGGGTACCGTGCACAAGCTCATCGCCCGGTCGGGTGGTATCCGTAACGGCATGACCTCGAACGACTTCACGTGCTATTTCGAGACGTTGCCGACGGATCAGATCGATCTGGCCCTGCGCATTGAGGCGGACCGGATGGTCAACGCCCAGTTCACGCCGGAGGCTGTGGAGGCGGAGCGCACGATCATCCTGTCGGAGCGGGCAGGGCTGGAGAATCGTCCCACCTGGCGGCTGCATGAGGCGGTGAATCAGGCGGCCTTCCAGGTCCACGGCTACGGCCATCCCGTGATCGGGCGGAGGGAGGACCTGGAGCGCATGGGGCGTGACGATCTCTACGCCCACTATCGGGCCTACTACGCCCCGGATCACGCGGTCGTGGCCGTGGCGGGCGACTTTGACCCGGGCGACATGCGGGAGAGGATCGAGTCGCACTTCGGGCCGATCCCGCCTGCGGGCGCGCCTCCGGTGGAGGTCGAGCCGGAGCCGCCGCAAACCGAGATGCGCCGCGTGCGCGTGACCGGCGAGGAGCGCAACGCCTACATCGAGATCGGGTTTCGATCCCCGCCTGCCGTGCACGTTGATTGCTTCCCCCTGATCGCCCTGAAGGCCATCCTGGGAGGCACATCCTCGATGGCGCTGTTTGGGGGCAGGCCGGCGTCCATGTTCCGGTCGGCGCGGCTGTACAGGGCGTTGGTGGAGCGGGAGCTGGCAGCTCGGGTCGGGTGCAACCTCAGCCTCTCCATTGATCCGTACCTGTTCACGTTCTTCGCCGCGGTGCGCCAGGGCGTGGAGCCACAGGCCGTGGAGGACGCCCTGTGGGCCGAGATCGATCGAGTCTGCCGGGAGCCGGTGGCGTCAGCCGAGCTGGAGAAGGCCCTCCGCCAGACCCGGGCGCAGTTCGCCTACAGCAGTGAGAGCGTGACCAACCAGGCGTTCTGGTTAGGCTATAGCGAGGTCATCGCCTCCGCTGAGTGGTTTGAGAGCTTCCTCGACCGACTGGCGCAGGTGCGGGTGGAGGACGTGCAGCGCGTGGCTCAGACCTATCTGCGGCGAGAGCATGCCGTCGTGGGGTGGTATGAGCCGGAGGGTAGGACGTAA
- a CDS encoding MFS transporter encodes MRQHELRAVDGRRVPLSPNRSRVTRALYQLWLSLKVALTPPPTVPPEQAGPLQLFLVNGMLNSASDHIALTFTPLLALALGASFLQLGMLAGAASLAGALSLLLASLLTVRSLQHRKSLILLATGTSRLTYLALALLPLLIPSSTAIGILIALWAARAFLSNLINPIWASFSAALVPRNARDAYLHNRNDAMNLAAILALPIAGLAIRLIHNPGYPVGLALAFLAGLAGAIAFARIPPPTDTPVLPRVTAASVAALRLLKGERTLLTFCAIGFLWNLSLHITSPFLNVYLVVGLNATALGVGILAAVGLLFGFASSHVIAEAVRYRGPVWVMRLFGLLIPLVPWAWTMATATWQIGILNAVSGILWAGYNLAAFRALMRLTPGSARPQAAILYQIWIFLSACIGALIGGMLVEQMGFRSIFLVSGAGRLLATALLWMLIREIPGPSQAIATQAS; translated from the coding sequence ATGAGGCAACACGAGCTTCGCGCCGTCGACGGACGGCGCGTTCCTTTGTCTCCCAACCGATCACGAGTGACAAGGGCGCTCTACCAGCTATGGCTCAGCCTGAAGGTCGCCCTGACCCCGCCGCCCACGGTTCCTCCGGAACAGGCCGGCCCCCTGCAATTGTTCCTGGTGAACGGGATGCTGAACAGCGCCAGCGATCACATCGCGCTGACCTTCACGCCGCTGCTCGCGCTGGCCCTGGGCGCTTCCTTTCTCCAATTGGGGATGCTGGCCGGGGCGGCCAGCCTGGCGGGAGCGCTCTCGCTGCTCCTCGCCTCGCTCCTGACCGTGCGCTCCCTTCAACACCGCAAATCCCTGATCCTCCTGGCGACCGGCACCTCACGGCTCACCTACCTGGCTCTGGCCCTCCTTCCACTGCTGATCCCATCGAGCACGGCCATCGGTATCCTGATCGCCTTATGGGCCGCGCGCGCCTTCCTGAGCAACCTCATCAACCCCATCTGGGCCTCCTTCTCAGCGGCGCTGGTGCCCCGAAACGCCCGGGACGCCTATTTGCACAACCGCAACGACGCGATGAACCTGGCCGCCATCCTGGCGTTACCCATAGCCGGACTGGCCATCCGCCTGATCCATAACCCCGGCTACCCGGTCGGCCTCGCCCTGGCCTTCCTCGCCGGACTGGCCGGAGCGATCGCCTTCGCCCGCATCCCACCTCCCACCGACACCCCGGTCCTCCCCCGAGTGACGGCAGCCAGCGTCGCCGCGCTGCGGCTGCTGAAGGGGGAACGCACACTGCTCACCTTCTGCGCCATCGGCTTCCTCTGGAACCTTTCGCTTCACATCACCAGCCCGTTCCTGAACGTCTACCTGGTGGTCGGGCTGAACGCCACCGCACTGGGTGTGGGCATATTGGCCGCCGTGGGCCTGCTGTTCGGGTTCGCCAGCAGCCACGTCATCGCAGAGGCCGTCCGATACCGGGGCCCCGTCTGGGTGATGCGCCTGTTCGGCCTGCTCATCCCGCTGGTGCCATGGGCCTGGACCATGGCGACCGCTACCTGGCAGATCGGCATCCTGAACGCCGTCTCGGGTATCCTGTGGGCGGGATACAACCTGGCGGCGTTTCGGGCGCTTATGCGGCTGACGCCCGGATCGGCCCGCCCCCAGGCGGCGATTCTCTACCAGATATGGATCTTCCTGAGCGCGTGCATCGGGGCCCTGATCGGCGGCATGCTGGTCGAGCAGATGGGCTTCCGATCCATCTTCCTGGTCTCCGGGGCAGGTCGGCTGCTGGCGACAGCGCTGCTCTGGATGCTCATCCGCGAGATCCCAGGGCCTTCCCAAGCCATCGCCACACAAGCTTCATAG
- the mutY gene encoding A/G-specific adenine glycosylase, whose protein sequence is MDGCTRNHRMSTSPAIRHLIGHRLLAWAERHLRDLPWRHTQDPYHIWVAEAMLQQTRVATVIPYFTRWLEQFPTLEALATAPLDQVLKAWEGLGYYARARNLHRAAQRVLADYGGNLPADRAQLLSLPGIGPYTAGAILSIAFGQDEPVLDGNVRRVLCRLFNVQEPPQRPTVQRHLWELARALLPPGQAGAFNQAIMDLGATVCTPRDPDCSRCPLADLCEAARLGLQTQRPVPTPRRQIPHYDVTAAVIWRDGQVLITQRPEDSMLGGLWEFPGGKREPQESLQDCLMREIREELQMEIDVGDPLPPVKHAYSHFRITLYPFHCRIRSGRPKAIGCADWRWVSVDQLGRFAFAAADRRIITHLQAQSSPHPSQEGRRA, encoded by the coding sequence ATGGATGGCTGCACACGAAACCACCGCATGAGTACATCGCCTGCCATACGACATCTGATCGGTCACCGCCTGCTGGCGTGGGCCGAACGACATCTTCGGGATCTGCCCTGGCGCCATACCCAGGATCCTTACCACATCTGGGTAGCGGAAGCGATGCTCCAGCAAACGCGAGTCGCCACGGTGATCCCCTACTTCACCCGCTGGTTGGAGCAATTCCCCACCCTCGAGGCCCTGGCCACGGCCCCTCTCGATCAGGTATTGAAGGCATGGGAGGGGTTGGGCTACTACGCCCGGGCCCGAAACCTGCACCGGGCGGCCCAGCGCGTCCTGGCGGATTACGGGGGCAACCTGCCCGCCGACCGGGCACAGCTCCTGTCCCTGCCGGGCATCGGCCCCTACACGGCGGGGGCGATCCTCAGCATCGCCTTCGGACAGGACGAACCCGTGCTCGACGGGAACGTGCGCCGCGTATTATGTCGACTCTTTAACGTACAGGAGCCCCCCCAACGCCCCACCGTACAGCGTCACCTGTGGGAGTTGGCCCGCGCCCTTCTGCCGCCCGGCCAGGCGGGAGCGTTCAACCAGGCGATCATGGATCTGGGCGCCACGGTCTGCACCCCACGCGATCCCGATTGCTCACGCTGCCCGCTGGCCGACCTGTGCGAGGCGGCCCGTTTGGGCCTCCAAACGCAGCGGCCGGTCCCCACGCCCCGCCGCCAGATCCCCCACTACGACGTGACCGCCGCCGTGATCTGGCGAGATGGCCAGGTGCTCATCACGCAGCGGCCGGAGGACAGCATGCTGGGCGGGCTGTGGGAGTTTCCGGGCGGCAAGCGAGAGCCTCAAGAGAGCCTGCAGGACTGCCTGATGCGGGAGATCCGTGAGGAGCTTCAGATGGAGATCGATGTAGGCGATCCGCTCCCCCCTGTGAAGCACGCCTACTCCCACTTCCGCATCACCCTGTACCCGTTCCACTGCCGAATCCGATCCGGCCGCCCGAAGGCGATAGGCTGCGCAGACTGGCGATGGGTCTCCGTAGACCAGCTGGGCCGGTTCGCGTTCGCCGCCGCCGATCGACGCATCATCACCCATCTGCAGGCGCAGTCCTCACCCCACCCATCACAGGAGGGACGCCGTGCCTGA
- a CDS encoding sugar kinase, whose translation MPDVIALGEALVEIMRPGTGMPLDQPGTFLGPYPSGAPAIFADAVARLGVSCGFIGCVGADPFGTCLERRLREDGVDTTYLQAIPGAATGVAFVAYNEDGSRQFIFHIADAAAGRLGPEQVDAGYVKSARWVHITGSSLSVNEPMRRACYRAVELAAEAGATISFDPNLRAELMAPEQLRSLVEPVLAHATVVLPSGDEARLLTGQDDDADACRALLQRGVKIVALKRGAAGSTLFTEDGQIDVPGFPVAEVDPTGAGDCYAAGLAAGLLWGWDLKDAARFANAVGALAVTQQGPMEGAPHRHEVTRLIDQATTS comes from the coding sequence GTGCCTGACGTGATCGCATTGGGAGAGGCCCTGGTCGAGATCATGCGCCCCGGCACGGGGATGCCGCTGGACCAGCCGGGGACCTTCCTCGGCCCCTACCCCAGCGGGGCGCCCGCCATCTTCGCCGATGCCGTCGCCCGGCTGGGCGTGTCCTGCGGCTTCATCGGCTGCGTGGGGGCGGATCCCTTCGGGACCTGCCTGGAGCGACGGCTGCGAGAGGATGGCGTGGACACTACGTACCTGCAGGCCATCCCGGGAGCCGCCACCGGCGTCGCCTTCGTCGCCTATAACGAGGACGGCAGTCGGCAATTCATCTTCCACATCGCGGACGCGGCGGCGGGCCGGCTGGGCCCGGAGCAGGTGGACGCCGGGTACGTGAAAAGCGCCCGTTGGGTGCACATCACCGGGTCGTCACTCTCCGTGAACGAGCCCATGCGCCGGGCTTGCTACCGAGCCGTCGAGCTGGCCGCCGAAGCCGGAGCGACCATCTCCTTCGATCCAAACCTGCGCGCCGAGCTGATGGCGCCGGAGCAACTGCGAAGCCTGGTAGAGCCAGTGCTGGCCCACGCCACGGTGGTGCTCCCCAGCGGCGATGAGGCGCGCCTGCTCACGGGACAGGACGACGACGCGGACGCGTGCCGGGCCCTGCTCCAACGCGGCGTAAAGATCGTAGCGCTGAAGCGCGGCGCCGCCGGGAGCACCCTCTTCACGGAAGATGGACAGATCGACGTGCCCGGCTTTCCGGTGGCCGAGGTGGATCCCACCGGCGCAGGCGACTGCTACGCGGCCGGGCTGGCCGCCGGCCTCCTATGGGGATGGGATCTGAAGGACGCCGCCCGATTCGCCAATGCGGTGGGCGCACTGGCGGTCACCCAACAGGGACCGATGGAGGGCGCCCCCCACCGTCACGAGGTAACCCGCCTGATCGACCAAGCCACTACATCCTGA
- the amrB gene encoding AmmeMemoRadiSam system protein B produces MSTNPKLRPIRTQPVIQYGQRALALQDPLQLSNQVVILPYHLAPLLSLCDGTRDIDMLRASLAVRGGVYLTPHEVEQIIRRLDEALLLDNERSARACQQALNEYHAAPYRRPALAGLSYPDNPNVLRQYFDQLVRRAAQETAVTSEVRAVISPHIDYHRGGPVYAQTWAQVAPALPEIDLAVIFGTDHNGSPGRITLTRQRYASPFGALPTDLAVVDALAEAIGPEAAFAEELHHRNEHSVELAVNWLHYFLGDRQVPVVPILCGSIDHYIQRGGDPETDPVLTATVDTLREVTADRRVLWVAAADLAHVGPAFGDPQPLDLVMRARLQAADEAILQAIEAGDPQAFYHAIRAEGDQWRVCGLTPIYLTLRMVTPAQGRIIAYERCPADVENGSVVTIAGALLT; encoded by the coding sequence ATGTCCACAAACCCCAAACTACGCCCAATTCGCACGCAACCCGTCATCCAGTACGGCCAGCGGGCCCTGGCATTGCAAGATCCGCTCCAACTGTCCAACCAGGTGGTGATCCTTCCCTACCATCTGGCCCCTCTCCTATCACTATGCGATGGGACCCGGGATATCGACATGCTGCGCGCCAGCCTGGCCGTGCGCGGCGGCGTATATCTGACGCCCCACGAGGTAGAGCAGATCATCCGGCGGCTGGATGAGGCGCTCCTGCTGGACAACGAACGATCCGCCCGGGCCTGCCAGCAGGCGTTGAACGAGTACCACGCGGCCCCCTATCGCCGCCCGGCTCTGGCCGGGCTCTCCTATCCGGACAATCCGAACGTGCTCCGCCAGTACTTCGATCAACTGGTGCGCCGAGCCGCCCAGGAGACCGCCGTGACCTCGGAGGTTCGCGCCGTCATCAGCCCGCACATCGACTATCATCGCGGCGGGCCGGTATACGCGCAGACCTGGGCCCAGGTCGCCCCGGCCCTCCCCGAAATCGATCTGGCGGTGATCTTCGGAACCGATCACAACGGCAGCCCGGGCCGCATCACGCTCACGAGGCAACGATACGCCTCCCCCTTCGGCGCGCTGCCCACCGATCTCGCCGTCGTCGACGCGCTGGCGGAGGCGATCGGGCCGGAGGCGGCCTTCGCCGAGGAGCTACACCATCGCAACGAGCACTCCGTCGAGCTGGCCGTGAACTGGCTGCACTACTTCCTGGGAGATCGCCAGGTCCCCGTCGTGCCGATCCTCTGCGGATCGATCGATCACTATATCCAACGGGGAGGCGACCCGGAGACGGACCCCGTGCTCACGGCCACGGTGGACACCCTGCGAGAGGTCACGGCCGATCGCCGCGTGCTATGGGTGGCCGCGGCCGATTTGGCCCACGTGGGGCCGGCCTTCGGCGATCCTCAGCCGCTCGACCTGGTCATGCGCGCTCGGCTGCAGGCGGCCGACGAGGCGATCCTCCAGGCGATCGAGGCGGGAGATCCTCAGGCCTTCTATCACGCTATCCGGGCGGAAGGCGATCAGTGGCGCGTGTGCGGGCTCACCCCCATCTATCTCACCCTGCGGATGGTGACGCCGGCCCAGGGCCGGATCATCGCCTACGAGCGTTGCCCGGCCGATGTGGAGAACGGCTCCGTCGTGACCATCGCAGGCGCCCTGCTGACGTAG